Proteins encoded within one genomic window of Thunnus maccoyii chromosome 22, fThuMac1.1, whole genome shotgun sequence:
- the LOC121889245 gene encoding tripartite motif-containing protein 16-like, which yields MSDNMDPQVVFCDMCTEEDRKPARKTCMKCEISMCVQHLQIHLTTPVLLQTHPLTEPMALCGTTKCPQHGKLLEYYCLDDMTCVCVSCAIEDQHRLHNMKTFSTAHKELMEKLGAEQQALLVKTDDENVSLEKWEKSEREKLGRCSVRLIEAVTNLRDVSLTSVQSSVSARMVSIKTSKSSIQAAQKEKDSFRFLQMYSQVHQDVEKAKAADLRKGLEPGSDRDKLVEEIRQGGEKMMKQADQFWCSLLTLVDPEHHQELIATGSDLIFDPQTLGPGMSLSRDQRKVFYNSWMGQCSATLLICSIESVPNFQRWVVNLSEDCDWTIGLCDKQSVKNLRDGNVYGLCCKGDQLSFLTTEYDDCSDASMPQTPYRISSQTITYHGKNVDESTPRPETVEVFWNLAASSLSFFSRSGQHQSEEILTIKMSLNNSDLVAFVQLGKESDQTSLQQHWKCLCGNVYYKTINGYSMGRYQYSHHANCSCGAFIGEPYITEVICELQ from the coding sequence atgtctgACAATATGGACCCACAAGTTGTCTTTTGTGACATGTgcacagaggaggacaggaaacCGGCACGAAAGACCTGCATGAAGTGCGAGATCTCCATGTGCGTCCAGCATCTCCAGATCCACCTGACCACTCCTGTGTTACTGCAAACTCATCCTCTGACTGAACCTATGGCTTTATGTGGGACCACTAAATGCCCCCAACATGGAAAACTCCTGGAGTACTACTGCTTGGATGAtatgacctgtgtgtgtgtttcctgcgCCATTGAAGACCAGCACCGCCTGCACAACATGAAGACCTTCTCCACAGCCCACAAAGAGCTCATGGAAAAGCTTGGTGCTGAGCAGCAGGCCTTACTGGTGAAAACTGATGATGAGAACGTGAGTCTGGAAAAGTGGgagaagagtgaaagagagaagctGGGCCGCTGTAGTGTGCGTCTCATTGAGGCTGTGACTAACCTGCGAGACGTTTCCTTGACCAGTGTTCAGAGTTCAGTTTCTGCTCGTATGGTGTCCATCAAAACCAGCAAAAGCAGCATACAGGCAGCACAGAAAGAGAAGGACTCCTTCAGATTCTTGCAGATGTATTCTCAGGTACATCAGGATGTGGAGAAGGCCAAGGCCGCAGATCTGAGAAAAGGGTTGGAGCCTGGCAGCGATCGTGACAAACTGGTTGAGGAGATCAGACAGGGTGGTGAAAAGATGATGAAGCAAGCAGACCAGTTCTGGTGTTCTTTGTTGACTCTGGTTGACCCTGAACACCACCAGGAGCTCATTGCTACTGGTTCAGACCTGATCTTTGACCCACAGACTTTGGGCCCTGGCATGTCACTGTCCAGAGACCAAAGGAAGGTTTTCTACAATAGTTGGATGGGACAATGCTCTGCTACTCTTCTAATCTGTAGTATCGAATCAGTTCCCAACTTTCAGAGGTGGGTGGTCAATCTTTCTGAAGACTGTGACTGGACCATTGGATTATGTGACAAACAGTCTGTAAAGAACTTGAGGGATGGAAATGTCTATGGACTGTGCTGCAAAGGAGACCAGCTCAGCTTTCTCACAACAGAGTATGATGATTGTTCTGATGCATCAATGCCCCAAACACCGTACAGGATTTCCTCTCAAACAATCACATATCATGGCAAAAATGTAGATGAGTCCACACCACGACCTGAAACAGTTGAAGTGTTTTGGAACTTAGCGGCATCCTCGCTGTCCTTCTTCAGCAGAAGTGGACAGCACCAGAGCGAAGAAATACTCACAATTAAGATGAGCCTCAACAACAGTGACCTGGTCGCTTTTGTCCAACTGGGAAAGGAAAGTGACCAAACTAGCCTCCAGCAGCATTGGAAGTGCTTGTGTGGGAATGTTTACTACAAGACCATCAATGGGTACAGTATGGGAAGGTATCAGTACTCACACCATGCTAATTGTTCCTGTGGAGCATTTATTGGTGAACCGTACATCACAGAGGTGATTTGTGAGCTGCAGTAG
- the gmpr2 gene encoding GMP reductase 2 translates to MPRIENDIKLDFKDVLLRPKRSTLKSRSEVDLMRSFTFRNSKGSYRGIPIIAANMDTVGTFEMALALHQFTLFTTVHKHYSVDDWVEFAKKHPECLESVAVSTGTGDNDFEKISAILAAVPQLQYICVDVANGYSEHFVHFVKDVREKFPSHTIMAGNVVTGEMVEELILAGADIIKVGIGPGSVCTTRKKTGVGYPQLSAVIECADAAHGLGGHIISDGGCTCPGDVSKAFGAGADFVMLGGMLAGHSESGGEVIEKNGKKYKLFYGMSSEVAMKRHAGGVAEYRASEGKTVEVPFKGPVDVTIRDILGGVRSTCTYVGAGKLKELSRRTTFIRVTQQLNTVFGNDS, encoded by the exons ATGCCTCGCATTGAGAATgacatcaaactggacttcaaGGATGTGCTCCTCCGCCCAAAGCGTAGCACACTCAAGTCAAGGAGCGAG GTGGACCTGATGAGGAGCTTCACCTTCAGGAACTCCAAGGGCAGCTACAGAGGCATCCCCATTATCGCTGCTAACATGGACACTGTGGGGACCTTTGAGATGGCCCTGGCTCTGCACCAG TTCACTCTCTTCACTACTGTCCACAAACATTACTCTGTGGATGACTGGGTGGAGTTTGcaaaaaaacatccagaatGCCTGGAG AGTGTAGCGGTGAGCACGGGGACGGGTGACAATGACTTTGAGAAGATTTCAGCCATCTTGGCGGCGGTGCCACAGCTGCAGTACATCTGTGTGGACGTGGCTAACGGCTACTCTGAACACTTTGTCCACTTTGTCAAAGACGTCAGGGAGAAGTTCCCCTCACACACTATAATG gCAGGAAACGTGGTGACAGGAGAGATGGTGGAGGAGCTGATCCTGGCCGGAGCTGACATCATCAAAGTAGGCATCGGACCAG GTTCTGTTTGCACCACTCGCAAGAAGACAGGGGTGGGGTACCCCCAGCTCAGCGCTGTGATTGAGTGTGCAGATGCAGCCCACGGTTTGGGTGGCCACATCATCTCT GATGGGGGATGTACTTGCCCAGGAGATGTCTCAAAGGCTTTTG GTGCGGGAGCTGACTTTGTGATGCTGGGTGGCATGCTGGCTGGCCACTCAGAGAGCGGGGGCGAGGTCATTGAGAAAAATGGCAAGAAATACAAGCTGTTCTATGGAATGAGCTCCGAAGTGGCAATGAAGAGGCACGCAGGGGGCGTGGCTGAGTACAG agcGTCCGAGGGGAAGACAGTGGAAGTTCCTTTCAAAGGTCCCGTGGATGTGACAATACGAGACATCCTGGGCGGGGTCCGCTCCACCTGCACCTATGTTGGGGCAGGCAAACTGAAGGAGCTGAGCCGCAGGACCACCTTCATCAGGGTGACTCAGCAGCTCAACACCGTCTTCGGCAACGACAGCTGA
- the nedd8 gene encoding NEDD8: MLIKVKTLTGKEIEIDIEPTDKVERIKERVEEKEGIPPQQQRLIYSGKQMNDEKTAADYKIQGGSVLHLVLALRGGQVLCYPRSPFSTPAL, translated from the exons atgctgattaaagtgaag ACACTCACTGGCAAGGAGATTGAGATTGACATAGAGCCCACAGATAAG GTGGAGCGGATTAAAGAAAgggtggaggagaaggaagggATCCCTCCGCAGCAGCAGAGGTTGATCTACAGTGGAAAACAGAT gaACGatgagaaaacagcagcagactaCAAAATCCAGGGAGGCTCTGTTCTCCATCTGGTTCTTGCTCTGCGAGGAGGTCAGGTGCTTTGCTATCCCAGAAGCCCCTTCTCCACGCCTGCGTTGTAG
- the slc7a8a gene encoding solute carrier family 7 member 8a isoform X2 — protein sequence MGELLQREVGHQSAGHLHSRQAAGPRPHHHHGHRADLQGNLPRAIFISIPLVTFVYVFANIAYVTAMSPQELLASNAVAVTFGEKLLGVMQWIMPISVALSTFGGVNGSLFTSSRLFFAGAREGHLPSLLAMIHVKRCTPIPALLFTCLSTLLMLCTSDMYTLINYVGFINYLFYGVTVAGQIVLRFKEPNMHRPIKISLIWPVIYLIFWAFLLIFSLYSEPVVCGIGLAIMLTGVPVYFLGVYWDNKPQCFDTFVNKMTYVGQKFCVVVYPEQSSGSSGEEGEEMTEARSPLSKQDGENHKSADC from the exons ATGGGTGAACTGCTCCAGCGTGAGGTGGGCCACCAGAGTGCAGGACATCTTCACAGCCGGCAAGCTGCTGGCCCTCgccctcatcatcatcatgggcATCGTGCAGATCTGCAAGG GAACCTTCCTCGCGCTATCTTCATCTCCATCCCCCTCGTGACCTTCGTTTACGTCTTTGCCAACATCGCCTACGTCACGGCAATGAGTCCGCAGGAGCTTCTCGCCTCAAATGCTGTTGCCGTG ACGTTTGGTGAGAAGCTGCTGGGCGTCATGCAGTGGATCATGCCCATCTCTGTGGCTCTGTCCACCTTTGGGGGAGTCAACGGTTCCCTCTTCACATCTTCACG atTGTTCTTTGCTGGAGCCAGAGAGGGACACCTCCCCAGTCTGCTGGCCATGATTCATGTGAAACGCTGCACTCCCATCCCGGCTCTGCTCTTCACG tGTTTGTCCACCCTGCTCATGCTGTGCACCAGTGACATGTACACGCTCATCAACTATGTGGGCTTCATCAACTACCTCTTCTACGGAGTCACTGTCGCCGGGCAGATTGTCCTGCGTTTCAAAGAGCCTAACATGCACCGGCCGATCAAG ATCAGCCTGATATGGCCGGTCATTTACCTCATCTTCTGGGCCTTCCTGCTCATCTTCTCCCTTTACTCTGAGCCCGTGGTGTGCGGCATCGGCCTGGCCATCATGCTCACAGGCGTCCCCGTCTATTTCCTGGGAGTCTACTGGGACAATAAGCCACAGTGCTTTGACACCTTCGTTA ATAAGATGACGTACGTGGGCCAGAAGTTCTGTGTGGTGGTTTATCCGGAACAAAGTAGCGGCAGCAgcggagaggaaggagaggaaatgaCGGAGGCCAGGTCTCCTCTGTCCAAGCAAGACGGAGAAAACCACAAGTCAGCGGACTGCTAA
- the slc7a8a gene encoding solute carrier family 7 member 8a isoform X1 yields the protein MTDGPRQRGSTSGSAKDAAGEKESGGGVALKKEIGLVSACGIIVGNIIGSGIFVSPKGVMENASSVGLALIVWIITGIITAIGALCYAELGVTIPKSGGDYSYVKDIFGGLAGFLRLWIAVLVIYPTNQAVIALTFSNYVLQPLFPTCFPPENGLRLLAAICLLLLTWVNCSSVRWATRVQDIFTAGKLLALALIIIMGIVQICKGEYYWLEPANAFEPFQEYDVGLIALAFLQGSFAYGGWNFLNYVTEELVDPYVNLPRAIFISIPLVTFVYVFANIAYVTAMSPQELLASNAVAVTFGEKLLGVMQWIMPISVALSTFGGVNGSLFTSSRLFFAGAREGHLPSLLAMIHVKRCTPIPALLFTCLSTLLMLCTSDMYTLINYVGFINYLFYGVTVAGQIVLRFKEPNMHRPIKISLIWPVIYLIFWAFLLIFSLYSEPVVCGIGLAIMLTGVPVYFLGVYWDNKPQCFDTFVNKMTYVGQKFCVVVYPEQSSGSSGEEGEEMTEARSPLSKQDGENHKSADC from the exons GTAACATTATTGGCTCAGGTATCTTCGTCAGTCCGAAGGGAGTGATGGAAAACGCCAGCTCCGTGGGCTTGGCCCTGATCGTCTGGATCATCACGGGCATCATCACCGCTATTGGGGCGCTGTGCTACGCCGAGTTGGGCGTCACTATTCCCAAGTCGGGGGGAGACTACTCCTACGTCAAGGACATCTTCGGAGGACTGGCTGG GTTCCTGCGTCTATGGATCGCCGTGCTGGTGATCTACCCGACGAACCAGGCTGTGATCGCGCTGACGTTCTCCAACTACGTCCTGCAGCCCCTCTTTCCCACCTGCTTTCCACCAGAGAACGGCCTGCGCCTGCTGGCTGCCATCTGCCTCT TGCTGCTAACATGGGTGAACTGCTCCAGCGTGAGGTGGGCCACCAGAGTGCAGGACATCTTCACAGCCGGCAAGCTGCTGGCCCTCgccctcatcatcatcatgggcATCGTGCAGATCTGCAAGG GAGAGTACTACTGGCTGGAGCCAGCCAACGCCTTCGAGCCCTTCCAGGAGTATGATGTGGGTTTGATAGCCTTAGCCTTCCTACAAGGCTCCTTTGCCTATGGAGGATGGAACTTCCTCAACTACGTCACGGAGGAGCTGGTGGACCCCTATGT GAACCTTCCTCGCGCTATCTTCATCTCCATCCCCCTCGTGACCTTCGTTTACGTCTTTGCCAACATCGCCTACGTCACGGCAATGAGTCCGCAGGAGCTTCTCGCCTCAAATGCTGTTGCCGTG ACGTTTGGTGAGAAGCTGCTGGGCGTCATGCAGTGGATCATGCCCATCTCTGTGGCTCTGTCCACCTTTGGGGGAGTCAACGGTTCCCTCTTCACATCTTCACG atTGTTCTTTGCTGGAGCCAGAGAGGGACACCTCCCCAGTCTGCTGGCCATGATTCATGTGAAACGCTGCACTCCCATCCCGGCTCTGCTCTTCACG tGTTTGTCCACCCTGCTCATGCTGTGCACCAGTGACATGTACACGCTCATCAACTATGTGGGCTTCATCAACTACCTCTTCTACGGAGTCACTGTCGCCGGGCAGATTGTCCTGCGTTTCAAAGAGCCTAACATGCACCGGCCGATCAAG ATCAGCCTGATATGGCCGGTCATTTACCTCATCTTCTGGGCCTTCCTGCTCATCTTCTCCCTTTACTCTGAGCCCGTGGTGTGCGGCATCGGCCTGGCCATCATGCTCACAGGCGTCCCCGTCTATTTCCTGGGAGTCTACTGGGACAATAAGCCACAGTGCTTTGACACCTTCGTTA ATAAGATGACGTACGTGGGCCAGAAGTTCTGTGTGGTGGTTTATCCGGAACAAAGTAGCGGCAGCAgcggagaggaaggagaggaaatgaCGGAGGCCAGGTCTCCTCTGTCCAAGCAAGACGGAGAAAACCACAAGTCAGCGGACTGCTAA